The DNA segment AGCACCAGCTGCATAAAACTTTTGAGCCCGGGTGCCTCCAGCACCTGCTGCCAGGAAGCTTCAGGACCAATGGCAAAAAGAAATGCCGCCAAAAGAAAACCATAGCCTATAAACTGTATCGCCTTGAAACCTCTGTAGGTCGGCTGCCAAGCCTCGGTTGCCGCTGCTGCCGCGGCCCTGGCAAAACGATTTTCCAGATTCCTGGCCACCCTGTCTGGCTCCAGAATCTGCTGTACTCTGTGGCGCAGGGATTCGGGCATACTGTGCCGCAACAGGCTATGGTCCATCCGTGCCGCCAGCCACACCAGCCTGTCTCTAAAGACAGTGCTGACCTCCTCAGGAGGTCTAAACTGCAAGGTAGCCGGGGCAGCAGCCCTCTTGTCGGCAAACCTTCTATGCCAGCTCTCGAGGAGTACGCCAAGGGCATATCCCGGTCCCACCAGCACAGAGGGCTCGCCAGCGAGCATAAAAACATTCGGGCTGTTACCCGTGCTCAGCCAGTGATCGATTGCTTGCGCTCCCGCCTGCATCCATTGCGCTCGTTGTTCTTCGACATCGGTCGAAGCTGCGGCCACTATTTGGGAGAACCGTGTCAGCTGCTTTATTTCTTTTTCGAGTATTGTGCGGAAGTGGTCAATTTCCACATCTAGATTTGCCGTTTTGATCGCGGAAACCTGCTTGAAATCTCGTTGTTGGAAGAGATACCTCCTGAAGGACGGAAATTGATTCCAGGATGCCACTTCAGCCGAGGTAAACGCTTGCAGAGCTGAAACAAGGTAGAGAAGAGGATCACCAATGCCATGGTCGTGTATGTGTCTCTGGAAGGTTCGCCCTACGAGATCCAGCTGTTGATAAGCCTCCTGCTCGCTCTTACCATCGAACAGCATGTCAATCTTGTTCAGGACAAAGACAAAATTCTGCTCTGCTTTGGCAACTGTCTGCAAGAACTCATAGAACCTGCCGTCGGCATACTTTTCGGGTGAGGTCACCCAGACCAGCACATCCAGGTACTCGAGAAAACCAGCTACCCGTTCACGATGTTCCCCGAGAAGGCTGTCAAAGTCAGGAAGGTCAC comes from the Deltaproteobacteria bacterium genome and includes:
- a CDS encoding 50S ribosome-binding GTPase, producing the protein MKRTLPLLRGEIDRIRSLLEQDLLFSFSATELEQISAALEKCAGKLDSIETSFLMIGLLGGTGVGKSTLMNALAGEQIASTSHRRPHTDKVLLYRHRNVQVPTALQQASIPWLEISHDADVIQHVLLCDLPDFDSLLGEHRERVAGFLEYLDVLVWVTSPEKYADGRFYEFLQTVAKAEQNFVFVLNKIDMLFDGKSEQEAYQQLDLVGRTFQRHIHDHGIGDPLLYLVSALQAFTSAEVASWNQFPSFRRYLFQQRDFKQVSAIKTANLDVEIDHFRTILEKEIKQLTRFSQIVAAASTDVEEQRAQWMQAGAQAIDHWLSTGNSPNVFMLAGEPSVLVGPGYALGVLLESWHRRFADKRAAAPATLQFRPPEEVSTVFRDRLVWLAARMDHSLLRHSMPESLRHRVQQILEPDRVARNLENRFARAAAAAATEAWQPTYRGFKAIQFIGYGFLLAAFLFAIGPEASWQQVLEAPGLKSFMQLVLSTVHVLFSSKGLAALGSYLLLNLIVAYRFYRRYRNLLHKQAQKRMAALREVLLQIWQEQVNDLAEELARLNSEVEAEIALIAGAESSQQGASRPA